A single window of Halobacterium jilantaiense DNA harbors:
- a CDS encoding acyl-CoA dehydrogenase family protein, whose protein sequence is MDSLDYGSLDEGRDCNYWQWDPTLRRHARRLTDDADWPWVDDRLDDWGRIVGETVADNADVANANPPTLDTYDRRGERANDVTYHPAQHENDRLTYEFGVVADAFTAPDDREDAPGIAYSLTAQALLAYTDIGFACPVSMTAGAALVLDTYADHSPQPDVLRDYFDRLVARDHGDAIEGAMFLTEKQGGSDVGRNETTAVEADDGTYRLAGEKWFCSNVDAEGTLVLARREDAPEGTDGLSLFLVPHTLPDGSLNDQTYRRLKDKLGTETVPTGEVELTGATGYLVGEPENGFRQMTTMLNFERVANAAGAVGVTGRALLEAKTHAADRAAFGRALDGHPLMRRDLAEWTARYEGMVAVTLEAAHALDAAERDEGDADARALMRGLVPIAKYRTGRLAVDATSYAMEIRGGDGYVADYVTERLLRDAQVLPIWEGPSNVLALDLLRALEREGAADALLARVDENLDAARDSRLADLVSRVSSERDGLRESMAAVAGADRDRAQHDAKALADYAYDVVAASALLALAADRLAAGDAREAAVARLFVRDAFGDDRPSPERALALDHFESIAHYAELSPDALKMSRTVE, encoded by the coding sequence ATGGACAGTCTCGACTACGGCAGTCTCGACGAGGGTCGGGACTGCAACTACTGGCAGTGGGACCCGACCCTGCGACGCCACGCTCGTCGACTGACCGACGACGCCGACTGGCCGTGGGTCGACGACCGCCTCGACGACTGGGGGCGAATCGTCGGGGAGACAGTCGCGGACAACGCCGACGTGGCGAACGCGAACCCGCCGACACTGGACACCTACGACCGCCGGGGCGAGCGAGCGAACGACGTCACCTACCACCCCGCCCAGCACGAGAACGACCGACTGACCTACGAGTTCGGCGTCGTCGCGGACGCCTTCACCGCGCCCGACGACCGCGAGGACGCGCCCGGTATCGCGTACTCGCTGACCGCACAGGCGCTGCTGGCGTACACCGACATCGGGTTCGCGTGCCCGGTGTCGATGACCGCGGGTGCCGCGCTCGTCCTCGACACCTACGCCGACCACAGCCCCCAGCCCGACGTCCTCCGAGACTACTTCGACCGGCTGGTCGCCCGGGACCACGGGGACGCCATCGAGGGCGCGATGTTCCTCACGGAGAAGCAGGGCGGCAGCGACGTCGGGCGCAACGAGACGACCGCCGTCGAGGCAGACGACGGCACGTACCGGCTCGCCGGCGAGAAGTGGTTCTGCTCGAACGTGGACGCGGAGGGGACGCTCGTGCTCGCCCGCCGCGAGGACGCCCCCGAGGGGACCGACGGCCTCTCGCTGTTCCTCGTGCCGCACACGCTCCCCGACGGCAGCCTGAACGACCAGACGTACCGCCGGCTGAAGGACAAACTCGGCACCGAGACGGTGCCCACCGGCGAGGTCGAGCTGACGGGCGCGACCGGCTACCTCGTCGGCGAGCCCGAGAACGGCTTCCGGCAGATGACCACGATGCTGAACTTCGAGCGCGTCGCGAACGCCGCGGGCGCGGTCGGCGTCACGGGCCGCGCACTCCTCGAAGCCAAGACCCACGCCGCCGACCGGGCGGCCTTCGGGCGTGCGCTCGACGGCCACCCCCTGATGCGGCGCGACCTCGCCGAGTGGACCGCCCGCTACGAGGGCATGGTCGCCGTCACGCTGGAAGCCGCCCACGCGCTCGACGCCGCCGAGCGGGACGAGGGAGACGCCGACGCTCGCGCGCTCATGCGCGGACTCGTCCCCATCGCGAAGTACCGCACCGGCCGGCTGGCCGTCGACGCCACCTCCTACGCGATGGAGATTCGGGGCGGCGACGGCTACGTCGCCGACTACGTCACCGAGCGCCTGCTCCGGGACGCACAGGTGCTGCCCATCTGGGAGGGGCCGTCGAACGTGCTCGCGCTCGACCTCCTGCGCGCGCTCGAACGCGAGGGTGCCGCCGACGCGCTCCTGGCTCGCGTGGACGAGAATCTCGACGCCGCGCGCGACAGCCGACTCGCCGACCTGGTGAGCCGAGTCAGCAGCGAGCGAGACGGGCTCCGGGAGTCTATGGCGGCCGTCGCGGGCGCGGACCGCGACCGCGCCCAGCACGACGCGAAGGCGCTCGCGGACTACGCCTACGACGTGGTCGCCGCCAGCGCCCTGCTCGCGCTCGCCGCCGACAGACTGGCGGCTGGGGACGCCCGCGAGGCGGCCGTCGCGAGGCTGTTCGTCCGGGACGCCTTCGGCGACGACCGACCCAGTCCGGAGCGCGCCCTCGCCCTCGACCACTTCGAGAGCATCGCGCACTACGCCGAGCTATCGCCCGACGCGCTGAAAATGTCGAGAACGGTCGAGTAA
- a CDS encoding universal stress protein: protein MGRYERILVPTDGSDATIEAVQQAVDLAAEHGATIHALYVVNSASFAGLPMDSSWENVSAMLSEEGSTALDDVAAVAEDHGVDAERELADGNPAREIVRYAEDEDCDLVVMGTHGRGGIDRLLLGSVAEKVVRSSTVPVLTVRVDE from the coding sequence ATGGGTCGCTACGAGCGCATCCTCGTGCCGACGGACGGCTCCGACGCGACGATAGAGGCCGTCCAGCAGGCCGTCGATCTGGCCGCCGAGCATGGCGCGACGATTCACGCGCTCTACGTCGTGAACTCCGCGAGTTTCGCGGGGCTGCCGATGGACTCCTCCTGGGAGAACGTCTCCGCGATGCTGAGCGAGGAGGGGTCGACGGCGCTCGACGACGTCGCCGCCGTCGCCGAGGACCACGGCGTCGACGCGGAGCGGGAGCTCGCGGACGGCAACCCCGCGCGTGAAATCGTGCGGTACGCCGAGGACGAGGACTGCGACCTCGTCGTGATGGGGACACACGGCCGGGGCGGCATCGACCGCCTCCTGCTCGGGAGCGTCGCCGAGAAAGTCGTGCGGTCCTCGACGGTGCCCGTGCTGACGGTTCGCGTCGACGAGTAG
- a CDS encoding DUF7537 family lipoprotein — protein sequence MRRKLAALLVVGLVAVAGCAGGSGPAADGNTTTGDPIYETSLDADTVTEAHIDALGDAGSYTIESEGTQTMAGQNQTVETSGEINGDMASDAVFSRTEGVQQTVELYAAGDGTAFRTFIAGDRTRYQNVSGQAGNATQYARTTVQSFVGLFDFSYEGTEDVDGETVHVYGAEGGAAVNTSSRAFGQLNESNIDAATATLRVRDDGVVTTAGYNLTVSFQGQTQSVNTTQRFTAIGDTDVAEPDWLSDAQSNTSA from the coding sequence ATGCGACGCAAACTCGCCGCCCTGCTCGTCGTGGGGCTGGTCGCTGTCGCCGGCTGTGCCGGCGGGAGCGGCCCGGCCGCGGACGGGAACACGACGACCGGAGACCCGATTTACGAGACATCGCTGGACGCCGACACGGTCACCGAGGCCCACATCGACGCGCTCGGCGACGCGGGCTCGTACACCATCGAGTCCGAGGGCACCCAGACGATGGCCGGACAGAACCAGACCGTCGAGACGAGCGGCGAAATCAACGGCGACATGGCTTCCGACGCGGTGTTCTCGCGGACGGAAGGCGTCCAGCAGACGGTCGAGCTGTACGCTGCCGGCGACGGCACCGCGTTCCGGACGTTCATCGCCGGCGACCGGACCCGGTACCAGAACGTCTCCGGGCAGGCCGGCAACGCGACGCAGTACGCTCGCACGACCGTGCAGTCGTTCGTCGGGCTGTTCGACTTCTCCTACGAGGGCACCGAGGACGTTGACGGCGAGACGGTCCACGTCTACGGAGCCGAGGGCGGAGCCGCGGTGAACACGTCCTCGCGGGCGTTCGGGCAGCTGAACGAGTCGAACATCGACGCGGCGACGGCGACCCTCCGCGTCCGCGACGACGGCGTGGTGACGACGGCGGGCTACAACCTCACCGTCAGTTTCCAGGGCCAGACGCAGTCCGTGAACACCACCCAGCGGTTCACTGCAATCGGCGACACGGACGTGGCCGAGCCGGACTGGCTGAGCGACGCGCAGTCGAACACCTCCGCGTAG
- a CDS encoding HD domain-containing protein yields MTTIKDSVHDHIEVEGVAAALLDTPPVQRLRNVKQLGTVHLVYPSANHTRFEHSLGVYHLADRALGHLGIAGKRAERVRAAAILHDIGHCPFSHNVEGVVERHTGKRHDDVDDLLASGRVADVLAAHDIDPETIADLVAGEGELAQLVAGELDVDRMDYLVRDAHHTGVPYGTIDTGRLVRELTFIDGDLVLGEGNVQTAESLLLARALMNPTVYSHHVARISKSMLRRATEDFLAETDATASGLRRMDDHDLVVALRSHDGAGDIARRLSERDLYKRAVWAELGDVDEAVVGADHETVRDFERDIAADASVPESSVVVDVQGEPSMRESSTGVLVNGEVRRLHEQSTLVNALRLAQREQWRLGVYAPAEHVEAVGQAAERVLGLETEGALVSEVSTPGRYASLQDFE; encoded by the coding sequence ATGACGACCATCAAGGACAGCGTCCACGACCACATCGAGGTCGAGGGCGTCGCGGCCGCGCTCCTCGACACGCCGCCCGTCCAGCGGCTGCGGAACGTCAAGCAACTCGGGACAGTCCACCTCGTCTACCCGTCGGCGAACCACACGCGCTTCGAGCACTCGCTGGGCGTCTACCACCTCGCCGACCGCGCGCTCGGCCACCTCGGCATCGCCGGCAAGCGCGCGGAGCGCGTGCGCGCCGCCGCCATCCTCCACGACATCGGCCACTGTCCGTTCAGCCACAACGTCGAGGGCGTCGTCGAACGCCACACCGGGAAACGCCACGACGACGTCGACGACCTGCTCGCCTCGGGGCGGGTCGCCGACGTGCTCGCGGCCCACGACATCGACCCCGAGACCATCGCCGACTTGGTCGCCGGCGAGGGCGAACTCGCGCAGCTCGTCGCGGGAGAGCTGGACGTCGACCGGATGGACTACCTCGTGCGGGACGCCCACCACACCGGCGTCCCCTACGGCACCATCGACACCGGCCGGCTCGTCCGAGAACTCACGTTCATCGACGGCGACCTCGTGCTCGGCGAGGGGAACGTCCAGACCGCGGAGAGCCTGCTGCTGGCGCGCGCCCTGATGAACCCCACCGTCTACAGCCACCACGTCGCCCGCATCTCGAAGTCGATGCTGCGGCGGGCGACCGAGGACTTCCTGGCCGAGACCGACGCGACCGCCAGCGGACTCCGCCGGATGGACGACCACGACCTCGTCGTCGCGCTCCGCAGCCACGACGGTGCCGGGGACATCGCGCGCCGGCTCTCCGAGCGCGACCTCTACAAGCGCGCCGTCTGGGCGGAGCTCGGCGACGTCGACGAGGCCGTCGTCGGCGCGGACCACGAGACAGTCCGGGACTTCGAGCGGGACATCGCCGCGGACGCGAGCGTCCCCGAGTCCAGCGTCGTCGTCGACGTGCAGGGCGAGCCCTCGATGCGGGAGTCCTCCACGGGCGTCCTCGTGAACGGCGAGGTGCGGCGGCTCCACGAGCAGTCCACGCTCGTGAACGCGCTCCGGCTCGCCCAGCGCGAGCAGTGGCGGCTCGGCGTCTACGCGCCCGCCGAGCACGTCGAGGCCGTCGGGCAGGCCGCCGAACGCGTCCTCGGCCTGGAGACGGAGGGCGCGCTCGTCAGCGAGGTCAGTACGCCCGGGCGGTACGCGAGCCTCCAGGACTTCGAGTGA
- the cofD gene encoding 2-phospho-L-lactate transferase produces the protein MTTFLAGGTGTPKLLAGAREVFDPAETTVVGNTGDDVELGGLLVCPDVDTVLFAGGGVLDRETWWGIEGDESTTHDYLGDLAERAGVDSEPRYLPDDRQTAGRDIADWRRFSGASEFMFIGDRDRAVHTLRSSLLDEGHTLTEVTRRLADAYDLDVDLVPMSDDPVASIIHTPDRELHFQEFWVAEAGEPAVEDVEFRGADSATAAEPAVDALREGPVVVGPSNPVTSIGPMLALDGIRDALRETPVVAVSPFVEDEVFSGPAAKLMDAVGHDPSTAGVAEVYDFADAFVLDAEDDTSLDRPVVRTDTSLDSAADAERVAEACRDALARVDEAAEGVA, from the coding sequence ATGACGACGTTCCTCGCCGGGGGGACGGGCACGCCGAAGCTGCTCGCGGGCGCTCGCGAGGTCTTCGACCCGGCCGAGACGACAGTCGTCGGGAACACCGGCGACGACGTCGAACTCGGCGGCCTGCTCGTCTGTCCCGACGTCGACACGGTGCTGTTCGCGGGCGGCGGCGTGCTCGACCGCGAGACGTGGTGGGGCATCGAGGGCGACGAGTCGACGACACACGACTACCTCGGCGACCTCGCCGAGCGCGCCGGCGTCGACTCCGAGCCGCGCTACCTCCCGGACGACCGCCAGACGGCTGGCCGGGACATCGCGGACTGGCGGCGGTTCTCGGGTGCCAGCGAGTTCATGTTCATCGGGGACCGCGACCGCGCCGTCCACACGCTCCGCAGCAGCCTGCTCGACGAGGGGCACACGCTCACCGAGGTCACGCGCCGGCTCGCCGACGCCTACGACCTCGACGTCGACCTCGTACCGATGAGCGACGACCCGGTGGCGAGCATCATCCACACGCCCGACCGCGAGCTGCACTTCCAGGAGTTCTGGGTGGCCGAAGCGGGCGAGCCCGCCGTCGAGGACGTGGAGTTCCGGGGCGCTGACAGCGCGACCGCTGCCGAGCCCGCAGTCGACGCACTCCGGGAGGGGCCCGTGGTCGTCGGCCCCTCGAACCCCGTGACGAGCATCGGCCCGATGCTGGCCCTCGACGGCATCCGAGACGCGCTCCGCGAGACGCCGGTCGTGGCCGTCTCGCCGTTCGTCGAGGACGAGGTGTTCTCCGGCCCCGCCGCGAAGCTCATGGACGCAGTCGGGCACGACCCCTCGACGGCGGGCGTGGCCGAGGTCTACGACTTCGCTGACGCGTTCGTCCTCGACGCCGAGGACGACACCAGCCTCGACCGGCCCGTCGTGCGGACAGACACGAGTCTCGACTCCGCGGCCGACGCCGAGCGCGTCGCCGAGGCGTGCCGGGACGCCCTCGCCCGCGTGGACGAGGCGGCCGAGGGGGTGGCGTAG
- a CDS encoding amidohydrolase family protein, producing MELSGTVLWGDDFEPVQGTLVVEDGEVVRLDEERVDSDDIVLPAFVNAHTHTGDSIAKEAGRGLSLEELVAPPDGLKHRLLREADRDDLVAAMRRSLAFMADTGTTSHLEFREGGSDGVRAIREAGEGVDVDSVVFGRGDPEVLDVADGYGASGAGDGEFGRERTAAREAGKPFAIHAGEVDESDINPALDLDPDILVHMVHAEPLHLDRVEDSGIPVAVCPRSNLVTDVGLPPVEELLERTTVALGTDNVFLNSPSMFREMAFAAKRFDVDAVDVLRMATRAGAELLDANYGTIEAGREARLVVLDGDSHNLAGYRDAVRAAVRRAGAADVKRVVSP from the coding sequence ATGGAACTCTCCGGAACGGTTCTCTGGGGCGACGACTTCGAGCCCGTGCAGGGGACACTCGTCGTCGAGGACGGCGAGGTCGTGCGGCTGGACGAGGAGCGCGTCGACAGCGACGACATCGTGCTGCCGGCGTTCGTCAACGCCCACACCCACACCGGCGATTCGATTGCGAAGGAGGCCGGCCGCGGGCTCTCGCTGGAAGAGCTCGTCGCGCCGCCGGACGGTCTGAAACACCGGCTGCTCCGGGAGGCCGACCGCGACGACCTCGTCGCGGCGATGCGGCGGTCGCTGGCGTTCATGGCCGACACCGGCACGACTAGCCACCTGGAGTTCCGGGAGGGCGGCAGCGACGGCGTGCGCGCCATCCGGGAGGCCGGCGAGGGCGTCGACGTCGACTCCGTGGTCTTCGGCCGCGGCGACCCCGAAGTCCTCGACGTCGCTGACGGCTACGGTGCGAGCGGCGCGGGCGACGGCGAGTTCGGGCGGGAGCGCACGGCGGCCCGGGAGGCCGGCAAGCCGTTCGCCATCCACGCCGGCGAGGTCGACGAGAGCGACATCAACCCCGCGCTGGACCTCGACCCCGACATCCTCGTCCACATGGTCCACGCCGAACCGCTCCACCTCGACCGCGTGGAGGACAGCGGGATTCCGGTCGCCGTCTGCCCGCGCTCGAACCTCGTCACGGACGTCGGGCTCCCGCCGGTCGAGGAGCTGCTGGAGCGCACGACGGTGGCGCTGGGCACCGACAACGTCTTCCTGAACTCGCCGTCGATGTTCCGCGAGATGGCGTTCGCGGCCAAACGCTTCGACGTCGACGCCGTCGACGTGCTGCGGATGGCGACGCGGGCGGGCGCTGAACTGCTGGACGCGAACTACGGCACCATCGAGGCCGGCCGCGAGGCGCGGCTCGTGGTGCTGGACGGCGACTCGCACAACCTCGCGGGCTACCGGGACGCCGTTCGCGCGGCCGTCCGGCGGGCGGGTGCCGCCGACGTGAAGCGGGTCGTCTCCCCCTGA
- a CDS encoding DUF7537 family lipoprotein translates to MSRTAPVLLAVAALVALAGCGGVLPGGDATPSRDADLEPAESPYDTPLEDSDLLADHEAALRDAETVTVVRNTTITGTGPGAGFESLATARVSLADGRVYLVERPAPVTQTYRYANDTVFSRSAGGTSYSRAENDTAGRTAVEWTRAPLERLLPLASFTHRGVTERDGERVHVYRATDPAAVNTSTVTPGDLTGVELTDVNVTLRVRESGAVGRLRFAYTVEEGDQRREVATSVTFSDLGETDASPPAWVADLRDRFADDE, encoded by the coding sequence GTGTCCCGCACGGCCCCTGTCCTCCTAGCAGTCGCGGCTCTGGTCGCCCTCGCGGGCTGTGGCGGCGTCCTCCCGGGGGGCGACGCCACGCCGAGCCGCGACGCCGACCTCGAACCGGCGGAGTCACCGTACGACACGCCGCTCGAAGACAGCGACCTGCTCGCCGACCACGAGGCCGCGCTCCGCGACGCCGAGACCGTCACCGTCGTCCGGAACACGACCATCACGGGGACCGGACCCGGTGCGGGCTTCGAGTCGCTGGCCACCGCTCGCGTGAGTCTCGCGGACGGCCGCGTCTACCTCGTCGAGCGCCCGGCACCAGTCACGCAGACGTACCGGTACGCGAACGACACCGTCTTCAGCCGGTCTGCCGGCGGAACTTCGTACTCGCGCGCCGAGAACGACACAGCGGGCAGGACCGCCGTCGAGTGGACGCGAGCCCCGCTCGAACGGTTGCTCCCGCTGGCGTCGTTCACCCACCGTGGCGTGACCGAACGCGACGGTGAACGCGTCCACGTCTACCGCGCGACCGACCCGGCGGCCGTGAACACGTCCACGGTCACGCCGGGAGATTTGACGGGCGTCGAACTGACAGACGTGAACGTAACGCTGCGCGTTCGCGAGTCGGGCGCTGTCGGCCGCCTGCGGTTCGCGTACACGGTCGAAGAGGGCGACCAACGCCGCGAAGTAGCAACTTCAGTGACGTTCTCGGACCTCGGCGAGACGGACGCCTCGCCGCCCGCCTGGGTCGCGGACCTCCGCGACCGCTTCGCCGACGACGAGTGA